In Harpia harpyja isolate bHarHar1 chromosome 12, bHarHar1 primary haplotype, whole genome shotgun sequence, a single window of DNA contains:
- the LOC128149661 gene encoding cytoskeleton-associated protein 5-like, with the protein MFEPELSAEECGEKVASVLPETCIQHLESNDWKERISSMDILQKTVSELKKSEIPCQALVRLLSQGRKETKLQVMEKKLHTITLLAQKGDFSRTSAQIVLESVVEMVGDVLCSNNAQGALTAIAEACTLPWTAKTAMLLAFSQNNSRIHSKFLDWLSNAILEFGFAGMEAKALVNTLKIALAAVHSGVQRSAITLLGVIYLYMGDSLRALIESEELPLLPQIHAELEKLHGQVPPIPSRANPKPCPDDRAQEDPGDHRRTEAIDISDRITPELVSKLREKNWTIQREGLEEVAGIIQDARFIQPNIGELPRALRACLCNSNPTLVQMALRVLQQLSTAMGSNVKRHMKDLGFPLIALFRESKSSMRAAALAAVNAWAAQINILEWLDGQDISEDIGEEMPLQKQELVQWLAEQLPTLKSAPSDLLRCVPHLYSSLQDSNRDVQTASQAALPFFIMHLGFEKMTEATSALKAAAKDHVLAILENANDSTSAQSTASAKSLSRHPRLTTMTAFPSILTTPPAATALSSQASAKEPAPKTRGEEKQGPREPRSGEAVLKHTGAAKGNAQTNSTLKDGVSKLGPIFIVVPRGKEQRMRDEKGRKVLQWNFTAPSDRYVKQLKAQMSSCVSSSFQVEMFHSSFPHHIKALAIMARHLETEKEGVISCLDLILKWLTLRFFDTNTWVLIKSLDYLNLLLTLLIQEKYQLMDDEAFSFLPYLILKMGEPRQTVLKLVHVVLKRMCLVYPAKKVFGFLMEGIKSNNTKQQEGCLVEMGYLLEMYGLDVCYPNPSKALKRIAAFLGDQDSAVHSAALNIMVTACKTHGEALFRMVRDLPEERMRMLGQIAKQEPGRSRVSSAKCFSEKPQHDSNTRSEVTHQYAGDAPSKLEPTCSQGGNSNMVDVAPQTLPPRVGEQASRLVSRKYNRFRLKDIIRLETIPEFQTLPISSDTDDTCHNMTFTINSLICRINSGDTDTSIQAMKEIEEILRQKNKIEAMSGHINEFLVASFQSLKFSHQQKEADKKWGKEQIIPQCNCVIQACNCVFQEKKLAQEASVEVLKDVMNNLFTLMLDFLDGDVEEDQKLVQSINVLMKRVLEKSDQTRIFCALLKLLQGSLTAEGSPDKFSDLLVKCLWRTTWLLPGTISTINLDEILLDVHMLMKALSKEKLRQCTNKLLLWTLKTLLHNLCKLKGVRILNHLTLIEDAAGSEVEAYLRKTVSPTAKQGSNETAVGAGEEVPWAARRVAKDKAGLRNSDVPGGMKNHQQK; encoded by the exons ATGTTTGAACCGGAGCTCTCAGCAGAAGAGTGTGGGGAAAAGGTGGCATCTGTTCTCCCTGAAACCTGCATACAGCATTTGGAAAGCAATGATTGGAAAGAGAGGATTTCCAGCATGGATATCCTTCAAAAGACTGTCAGTGAGTTGAAGAAAAGCGAGATACCATGCCAAGCCCTGGTGAGACTGCTGTCACAAGGACGCAAGGAAACAAAGCTCCAGGTGATGGAGAAGAAACTTCACACCATCACCTTGCTGGCCCAGAAAGGGGACTTCTCCAGAACATCTGCTCAAATTGTCCTGGAAAGTGTGGTGGAAATGGTGGGAGATGTGTTATGCAGCAACAATGCTCAAGGAGCCCTGACAGCTATAGCAGAGGCATGTACATTGCCTTGGACTGCAAAGACGGCTATGTTGTTGGCCTTCTCACAGAATAACTCCAGGATCCATTCCAAGTTCTTGGACTGGCTGTCAAATGCAATTCTGGAGTTTGGCTTTGCAGGGATGGAGGCCAAGGCACTGGTCAATACCCTGAAGattgctcttgctgctgttcactcaGGTGTGCAGAGATCAGCCATCACTTTGCTGGGGGTTATTTACCTGTACATGGGAGACTCACTGAGAGCACTGATTGAGAGTGAGGAGCTGCCCCTTCTTCCCCAGATACATGCTGAGCTGGAGAAGCTGCATGGACAGGTCCCACCAATTCCCAGTCGTGCCAATCCCAAGCCATGCCCAGATGACAGGGCCCAGGAGGACCCAGGGGATCACAGAAGGACTGAAGCCATAGACATTAGTGACAGGATCACACCAGAGCTGGTGTCAAAGCTGCGGGAGAAGAACTGGACCATTCAGAGGGAGGGCCTGGAAGAGGTTGCAGGCATCATTCAGGATGCCAGATTCATCCAGCCAAACATAGGAGAGCTCCCAAGAGCCCTGAGGGCTTGTCTCTGCAACTCGAACCCCACCCTGGTACAGATGGCCCTGAGGGTCCTCCAGCAACTGTCCACAGCCATGGGTTCAAACGTCAAACGGCACATGAAGGACTTGGGCTTTCCCCTCATTGCTCTGtttagggaaagcaaaagcagcatgagagctgctgccctggctgctgtgAATGCCTGGGCTGCACAGATCAACATATTGGAGTGGCTGGATGGGCAGGACATTTCAGAAGATATAGGTGAAGAAATGCCTTTACAGAAGCAAGAGCTGGTGCAGTGGCTGGCTGAACAGCTGCCAACCCTCAAGTCAGCTCCCTCGGACCTGCTTCGGTGTGTGCCTCACCTCTACTCTTCCCTGCAGGACAGCAACAGGGATGTGCAGACAGCCTCACAGGCAGCCCTGCCTTTCTTCATAATGCACCTTGGCTTTGAGAAGATGACCGAAGCCACCAGTGCGCTGAAGGCAGCTGCAAAGGACCACGTACTTGCGATACTAGAGAATGCCAATGACAGTACGTCAGCCCAGTCCACTGCTTCTGCTAAGTCACTTTCCAGACACCCTAGACTCACCACCATGACCGCTTTCCCCTCTATTCTAACCACACCACCTGCAGCAACAGCCTTGTCTTCACAAGCATCAGCTAAAGAGCCAGCACCCAAAaccagaggagaggagaagcaggGTCCCAGGGAGCCCAGGTCAGGAGAAGCAGTCCTGAAACACACAGGTGCAGCCAAGGGAAATGCACAAACGAATTCCACCCTGAAGGATGGGGTCAGCAAACTGGGACCTATCTTCATCGTTGTCCCCAGGGGGAAAGAGCAGAGAATGAGGgatgagaaaggcagaaaagtgCTACAGTGGAACTTCACTGCTCCCAGCGACAGGTACGTCAAGCAGCTGAAAGCTCAGATGAGCAGTTGTGTGTCCAGCAGCTTCCAGGTGGAAATGTTCCACTCCAGCTTCCCACACCACATCAAAGCCTTGGCCATCATGGCCAGGCACTTagagacagagaaggaaggagTTATCAGCTGCCTGGACCTGATCCTGAAATGGCTCACCCTGCGTTTCTTTGACACCAACACATGGGTGCTTATCAAGAGCCTAGATTACCTCAATCTGCTGCTAACCTTGCTGATCCAAGAAAAGTACCAGCTGATGGACGATGAggccttttccttcctcccatacCTGATCCTGAAGATGGGGGAGCCAAGGCAAACTGTTCTTAAATTGGTGCATGTTGTCCTGAAGAGGATGTGCCTGGTGTATCCAGCTAAGAAGGTGTTTGGCTTTCTCATGGAAGGCATCAAGTCCAATAACACTAAGCAGCAGGAAGGCTGCCTGGTGGAGATGGGTTATCTCCTTGAAATGTATGGCCTGGATGTATGTTACCCAAACCCTAGCAAAGCCTTGAAGAGGATAGCTGCCTTCCTTGGAGACCAAGACAGTGCTGTTCATAGTGCTGCTCTAAACATAATGGTCACAGCTTGCAAAACTCATGGGGAAGCCCTATTCAGAATGGTTAGGGATCTTCCTGAAGAACGTATGAGAATGCTGGGACAAATTGCAAAACAGGAACCTGGCAGGTCAAGGGTTTCTTCAGCAAAGTGTTTCAGTGAGAAACCTCAGCATGATTCAAACACAAGATCTGAAGTCACCCATCAGTATGCCGGAGATGCACCTTCAAAGCTAGAGCCCACCTGCTCTCAAGGAGGGAATTCCAATATGGTGGATGTGGCTCCCCAGACACTGCCTCCACGTGTAGGTGAGCAAGCAAGCAGGCTGGTCTCCAGAAAATATAATCGCTTTAGACTGAAGGATATTATTCGGCTAGAAACGATCCCTGAATTCCAAACCCTGCCTATCTCCTCAGACACTGATGACACATGTCATAACATGACCTTCACCATTAATTCCCTTATTTGTCGCATTAACAGTGGTGATACTGACACCAGCATCCAGGCAATGAAGGAAATTGAGGAGAtcctgagacagaagaacaaaatAGAAGCCATGTCTGGGCACATTAATGAATTCCTTGTAGCCAGCTTTCAATCACTCAAGTTTAGCCACCAGCAAAAGGAAGCAGATAAGAAATGGGGGAAGGAACAAATCATTCCGCAATGTAACTGTGTCATCCAGGCCTGTAACTGTGTCTTCCAGGAGAAGAAACTGGCTCAGGAGGCCTCAGTGGAAGTGCTTAAGGATGTAATGAACAATCTCTTTACCTTAATGCTAGACTTCCTGGACGGAGACGTagaggaagatcagaagctcgtACAGTCCATTAATGTCCTCATGAAGAGGGTATTGGAAAAATCTGACCAGACAAGGATTTTTTGTGCCTTGCTGAAGCTGCTCCAAGGCAGCCTGACTGCTGAGGGCAGCCCAGATAAGTTTTCTGACCTGCTGGTCAAGTGCCTGTGGAGGACCACATGGCTTCTCCCAGGCACCATCAGCACCATCAACCTCGATGAAATCCTGCTGGATGTCCACATGCTCATGAAGGCTCTCTCAAAGGAAAAACTGAGGCAGTGCACAAACAAACTTCTGCTGTGGACCCTGAAAACCCTGCTGCACAACTTGTGCAAGCTGAAAGGAGTGAGGATCCTGAACCACCTCACCCTGATTGAGGACGCAGCTGGCTCCGAGGTGGAAGCTTACCTCCGAAAGACAGTCAGTCCTACTGCCAAGCAGGGGTCAAATGAAACAGCTgtaggagcaggggaggaggtcCCCTGGGCAGCTCGCAGGGTTGCAAAGGACAAAGCAG gGCTGCGCAACAGTGATGTTCCTGGGGGCATGAAGAACCACCAGCAGAAATAG
- the SST gene encoding somatostatin codes for MLSCRLQCALALLSIALALGTVSAAPSDPRLRQFLQKSLAAAAGKQELAKYFLAELLSEPSQTENEALESEDLSRGAEQDEVRLELERSANSNPALAPRERKAGCKNFFWKTFTSC; via the exons ATGCTGTCCTGCCGCCTCCAGTGCGCCCTGGCCCTGCTCTCCATCGCCCTGGCCCTCGGCACCGTCTCGGCCGCCCCCTCGGACCCGCGGCTCCGGCAGTTCCTGCAGAAGTCCCTGGCTGCCGCCGCCGGGAAGCAG GAACTGGCCAAGTACTTTTTGGCAGAACTGCTCTCAGAGCCAAGCCAGACAGAAAATGAAGCCCTGGAGTCTGAGGACTTGTCCCGAGGGGCTGAGCAGGATGAAGTGAGACTGGAGCTGGAGCGCTCGGCTAACTCAAACCCCGCTCTGGCACCCCGGGAACGCAAAGCAGGCTGCAAGAACTTCTTCTGGAAAACTTTCACATCCTGTTAG